Proteins co-encoded in one Rhodococcus sp. PAMC28707 genomic window:
- the pstS gene encoding phosphate ABC transporter substrate-binding protein PstS, translating to MNLKRNAALISAAAISAMLLTACGSDSNIEAASGSTAATCEGKSPLTGEGSSAQQNAMYNFTSVYAGVCSGKAVEYTTSGSGNGRTQFVAGLVDFAGSDSAIKKEQAAAAAERCQGNPAWNLPLVFGPVAIAYNLDGVDNLVVTPDLAARMFTGQITTWNDPAVAAVNEGVSLPATPITPIYRSDSSGTSDNFQRFLAASAPEAWTLDHSSDWAGGVGEGANGSSGVAQAVAATPGSITYVEKGFADQESLGTADVDFGNGPVELSSETAGAAIDTAAFSGEGNDLVIDIDALYASKAEDSYPLVLATYEIVCSKGYDADTSAAVKSFLLSAANEGQQGLEQAGYVPLPESFKERLVTAIDAIA from the coding sequence GTGAACCTCAAGCGCAATGCTGCTTTGATCAGCGCAGCGGCGATCAGTGCCATGCTGCTGACGGCGTGCGGCAGCGACTCGAACATCGAAGCGGCATCGGGGAGCACAGCCGCAACATGTGAGGGCAAGTCACCGCTGACCGGTGAAGGATCCTCTGCCCAGCAGAACGCGATGTACAACTTCACATCCGTGTACGCGGGCGTGTGCTCCGGCAAAGCCGTCGAATACACGACGAGTGGTTCGGGCAACGGCCGCACGCAGTTCGTAGCCGGCCTCGTCGACTTCGCAGGCTCGGACTCGGCCATCAAGAAAGAGCAGGCCGCCGCAGCCGCCGAACGATGCCAGGGCAACCCCGCCTGGAATCTCCCACTCGTATTCGGCCCGGTTGCTATCGCATACAACCTCGACGGTGTCGACAACCTCGTGGTTACCCCCGACCTTGCGGCCCGCATGTTCACCGGCCAGATCACCACCTGGAACGACCCGGCCGTAGCCGCGGTCAACGAGGGCGTCTCGCTCCCGGCAACCCCGATCACTCCGATCTACCGCTCCGACTCCTCAGGCACCAGCGACAACTTCCAACGCTTCCTCGCAGCGTCCGCACCCGAGGCCTGGACACTCGACCACAGCTCCGATTGGGCCGGCGGCGTCGGCGAAGGCGCGAACGGTTCGTCCGGGGTCGCACAGGCGGTCGCTGCGACTCCAGGCTCGATCACCTACGTCGAGAAGGGCTTCGCCGACCAGGAGAGTCTCGGCACCGCCGACGTCGACTTCGGCAACGGGCCGGTCGAGCTGAGCAGTGAGACCGCGGGCGCAGCCATCGATACTGCTGCGTTCTCCGGCGAGGGCAACGATCTCGTCATCGATATCGACGCCCTCTACGCCAGCAAAGCCGAAGATTCCTACCCGTTGGTCCTCGCCACCTACGAAATTGTCTGCTCGAAGGGTTACGACGCCGATACCAGCGCGGCCGTGAAGTCCTTCCTGCTCAGTGCCGCCAACGAGGGCCAGCAGGGTCTCGAGCAAGCCGGCTACGTGCCGCTGCCCGAGTCCTTCAAAGAGCGTTTGGTCACTGCTATCGACGCGATCGCCTGA
- the mshD gene encoding mycothiol synthase yields the protein MTLSFEISRLDPAAMTSEVSEAVKAVVSRAAVTDGTAPLSEQAVKAISADNSVQHLVVSEGTRIFGYAGIAAGSAEAPPMAEVVVDPEFRGRGAGGSLVDRALSEGGDGARVWAHGNLEPAQAVAARLGLTVARELLQMRRSLAAPELPEVVVPESITLRTYDGPCEDAELLRVNSAAFAWHPEQGGWTAKDIAERRDEEWFDPAGVFLAFEEGTDHLLGFHWTKVHAAEAGEDEIGEVYVVGIDPASQGRGLGRVLTLAGLHYLRDRQLAEVLLYVEADNTAAVHTYERLGFSRFHVDAAYARP from the coding sequence ATGACCCTCTCGTTCGAAATCTCCCGACTCGACCCCGCAGCGATGACCTCGGAGGTGTCCGAGGCCGTCAAGGCGGTGGTGTCACGTGCCGCCGTCACCGACGGTACGGCGCCTCTGTCGGAACAGGCCGTCAAGGCAATCTCGGCGGACAACTCGGTGCAGCATCTGGTTGTTTCCGAGGGAACTCGTATCTTCGGCTACGCGGGCATCGCGGCTGGTTCGGCCGAGGCTCCGCCGATGGCTGAAGTCGTCGTGGATCCGGAGTTTCGCGGCCGAGGCGCGGGAGGAAGCCTCGTCGACCGTGCACTGTCCGAGGGTGGAGACGGAGCCCGAGTCTGGGCCCACGGAAACCTCGAACCCGCGCAGGCGGTCGCCGCCCGACTCGGCCTGACGGTAGCTCGTGAACTGCTGCAAATGCGTCGCTCGCTCGCGGCGCCGGAACTGCCCGAAGTTGTTGTTCCGGAGAGTATTACGTTGCGTACCTATGATGGACCGTGCGAGGATGCGGAACTTCTGCGCGTCAACAGTGCAGCGTTTGCCTGGCACCCCGAACAAGGTGGCTGGACCGCGAAGGACATTGCCGAACGCCGCGACGAAGAATGGTTCGACCCGGCCGGGGTGTTCCTCGCCTTCGAAGAAGGCACCGACCATCTGCTCGGCTTTCATTGGACGAAAGTGCACGCCGCCGAGGCAGGCGAAGACGAGATCGGCGAGGTCTATGTCGTCGGTATCGACCCGGCGTCGCAGGGGCGTGGTCTCGGCCGGGTTCTGACCCTCGCAGGCTTGCACTACCTGCGCGACCGACAGCTTGCCGAAGTGCTGCTCTACGTCGAGGCGGACAACACCGCTGCTGTGCACACCTACGAACGTCTCGGTTTCTCGCGATTCCACGTCGACGCGGCGTACGCGCGTCCGTAA
- a CDS encoding response regulator transcription factor, which produces MELLLLTSDPNPEAVLPSLALLSHHVRPVPTEVSSLLEAGSADIALVDARTDLAAARGLCRLLGSTGSAIPVVAVLTEGGLVAVNSEWGLDDILLPGTGPAELDARLRLLVGRSGGVASPEASGKITLGELVIDEGTYTARLRGRPLDLTYKEFELLKYLALHAGRVFTRAQLLQEVWGYDFFGGTRTVDVHVRRLRAKLGTEYESLIGTVRNVGYKAVRPSRTAKGGPVVAGHEDDGHDGAELTSIDSTTNGSAAQ; this is translated from the coding sequence GTGGAGCTCCTGCTTCTGACCTCCGATCCGAATCCGGAGGCCGTTCTACCGTCGCTTGCGCTTCTGTCGCACCACGTGCGGCCTGTTCCCACGGAAGTTTCCTCGCTCCTGGAGGCAGGTTCCGCTGATATCGCCCTGGTCGACGCTCGTACCGACTTGGCCGCCGCGCGCGGATTGTGCCGGTTGCTGGGCAGTACCGGCTCGGCGATCCCGGTGGTGGCCGTACTCACCGAGGGCGGTCTCGTCGCGGTCAACTCCGAGTGGGGCCTGGACGACATTCTTCTTCCCGGCACCGGACCCGCCGAGCTCGATGCCCGGCTCCGTCTACTCGTCGGACGTTCCGGGGGAGTGGCAAGCCCGGAGGCGTCGGGAAAAATCACTCTCGGCGAACTCGTGATCGACGAGGGCACGTACACCGCACGGTTACGCGGACGCCCCCTCGATCTGACATACAAGGAGTTCGAACTCCTCAAGTATCTGGCTTTGCACGCAGGGCGAGTGTTCACGCGTGCGCAGCTGCTCCAAGAGGTATGGGGATACGACTTCTTCGGTGGCACCCGAACCGTGGACGTGCATGTTCGACGCCTCCGCGCGAAACTCGGCACCGAGTACGAGTCACTGATCGGTACCGTCCGCAACGTTGGATACAAGGCAGTGCGCCCTTCTCGCACGGCAAAGGGTGGGCCGGTGGTAGCAGGGCACGAAGACGATGGCCATGACGGCGCCGAGTTGACCTCGATCGACAGTACGACCAACGGAAGTGCGGCTCAGTAG
- a CDS encoding LmeA family phospholipid-binding protein, protein MRKLIIGLVSLLALALVVDFGVAAYSEYRVSRAIREGGDLTSDPQVTIHGFPFLTQAVEGKYQNVEVRAQDVPNDYVGSTTIEANLRGVSIPLSDLADGSVQTVPVDKLDGRVRIEATDLGRFLGIVDLQVSAPPADKSDGTGGSGGSGKTTNGGVVLTGTVPVGPVETEVSVQADLILDGDRVSIVATNFYFGPEGSADFTIPDFAKSAVLGLFTKTIDRQTLPFGVLPTDVYAEGSQIVIEGSAENVTIDLDQIEKS, encoded by the coding sequence ATGCGCAAACTGATCATCGGTCTCGTGAGTCTGCTGGCACTCGCCCTCGTCGTCGACTTCGGGGTTGCGGCCTACTCCGAGTACCGCGTCTCTCGCGCGATTCGTGAGGGCGGGGACCTCACCTCCGACCCTCAGGTCACGATCCACGGTTTCCCTTTTCTGACCCAGGCCGTCGAAGGCAAATACCAGAATGTGGAGGTCCGGGCACAGGACGTCCCCAACGATTACGTCGGGTCGACGACGATCGAAGCCAATCTGCGTGGCGTGTCGATCCCCCTGTCGGACTTGGCCGACGGGTCGGTGCAGACCGTTCCCGTCGACAAGCTGGACGGGAGGGTGCGCATCGAAGCGACGGACCTCGGGCGCTTCCTCGGCATCGTCGACCTGCAGGTTTCTGCGCCACCCGCCGACAAGTCGGACGGCACGGGCGGTTCGGGTGGGTCGGGAAAAACGACGAACGGCGGAGTCGTGCTCACCGGTACCGTGCCGGTCGGCCCGGTCGAGACCGAAGTCAGTGTTCAGGCAGATCTCATTCTCGATGGTGATCGGGTGAGCATCGTCGCGACCAATTTCTACTTCGGCCCGGAGGGCAGTGCCGACTTCACGATCCCCGACTTCGCGAAGTCTGCTGTGCTCGGTCTGTTCACCAAGACGATCGATCGCCAGACTCTTCCGTTCGGAGTGCTCCCCACCGATGTCTATGCGGAGGGTTCGCAGATCGTGATCGAAGGCTCGGCGGAGAATGTGACGATCGACTTGGACCAGATCGAAAAGTCATGA
- a CDS encoding thioredoxin family protein, which produces MTGITILVAVLVAASVVGVVLTSRAGKVRHAATEGASPRLTAMLADAGAVSGHATVLHFSADWCGPCSAVRRVVGQVLAELDGPTELELDIDEHSALARELGVLSLPTTFVLDGQLNQRVRIAGVPKAAALEAALLDL; this is translated from the coding sequence ATGACCGGAATCACAATTCTCGTGGCCGTACTGGTTGCCGCATCGGTGGTCGGCGTAGTCCTCACCTCACGTGCAGGAAAGGTGCGGCACGCGGCCACGGAGGGAGCCTCCCCTCGCTTGACTGCCATGCTGGCAGACGCCGGCGCAGTCTCTGGGCACGCCACAGTTCTGCACTTCTCCGCCGACTGGTGTGGCCCCTGTAGTGCGGTGCGACGCGTCGTTGGTCAGGTACTCGCCGAACTGGACGGTCCCACCGAACTCGAACTCGACATCGACGAACATTCCGCGCTCGCCCGGGAACTGGGCGTGCTGTCGCTTCCGACGACATTCGTTCTCGACGGGCAGCTGAACCAGCGTGTTCGGATTGCAGGAGTCCCGAAAGCGGCGGCCCTCGAGGCTGCGTTGCTCGACCTGTAG
- a CDS encoding DUF4395 domain-containing protein codes for MSTDLHSAVEQVDARGPRFAAWITTAVLVAVLLLSTFSVVAAAVLLAAQAVVFAIGAAFGPKRSPYGRLFGLILAPRLSPTSEREPTPPLRFAQLVGFLFAAAGVLGFAAGLPTLGAVATGFALFAAFLNAAFALCLGCQIYPLVARVRPHTASA; via the coding sequence ATGTCTACTGACCTACATTCCGCGGTCGAACAAGTCGATGCCCGTGGACCACGATTCGCGGCCTGGATCACCACCGCCGTACTCGTCGCAGTTCTACTGTTGTCGACCTTCTCCGTTGTTGCCGCGGCAGTGCTACTTGCTGCGCAGGCAGTGGTCTTCGCGATCGGTGCCGCCTTCGGCCCGAAGCGCAGCCCATACGGCCGACTGTTCGGACTGATTCTCGCACCGAGGTTGTCGCCGACCAGCGAACGCGAGCCAACGCCGCCACTGAGGTTCGCGCAGCTCGTCGGCTTCCTGTTCGCGGCCGCCGGTGTCCTCGGTTTCGCCGCTGGACTACCGACTCTCGGCGCTGTGGCCACTGGCTTTGCACTGTTCGCGGCCTTCCTCAATGCGGCCTTCGCCTTGTGCCTCGGCTGCCAGATCTATCCCCTCGTGGCGCGCGTGCGACCGCATACCGCCAGCGCCTGA
- a CDS encoding sulfurtransferase produces MARSDVLVSADWAEQNLNATKTVFVEVDEDASAYDGGHIEGAVKLDWRKDLQDPVRRDFLGQDQFSDLLSAKGIANDDTIVLYGGNNNWFAAYAYWYFKLYGHKDVKLIDGGRKKWELDGRPLSSDVVTRDTTQYRAQAPDLSIRAFRDEVIDAIGNKNLIDVRSPDEFSGKILAPAHLPQEQAQQRGHVPSAINIPWSTTANEDGTFKNDDALEALYKEKGYDEGKATIAYCRIGERSSHTWFVLKELLGKSDVKNYDGSWVEYGSLVGAPIELEVH; encoded by the coding sequence ATGGCCCGCTCCGACGTCCTGGTCTCTGCCGACTGGGCCGAGCAGAACCTGAACGCCACGAAGACCGTTTTCGTCGAGGTCGACGAAGACGCAAGCGCCTACGACGGCGGTCACATCGAAGGCGCAGTGAAACTCGACTGGCGCAAGGACCTGCAGGACCCGGTTCGCCGCGACTTCCTCGGCCAGGATCAGTTCTCAGATCTCCTGTCGGCGAAGGGAATCGCCAACGACGACACCATCGTGCTGTACGGCGGTAACAACAACTGGTTCGCTGCCTACGCGTACTGGTACTTCAAGTTGTACGGCCACAAGGACGTCAAGCTCATCGACGGTGGCCGTAAGAAGTGGGAACTCGACGGTCGTCCACTGTCGAGCGATGTCGTCACCCGGGACACGACCCAGTACCGAGCACAAGCGCCCGACCTGTCGATCCGCGCATTCCGCGACGAGGTCATCGACGCCATCGGCAACAAGAACCTCATCGACGTCCGCTCCCCCGACGAGTTCTCCGGCAAGATCCTCGCGCCGGCGCACCTGCCGCAGGAGCAGGCGCAGCAGCGTGGACACGTGCCCTCCGCGATCAACATCCCGTGGAGCACCACCGCCAACGAGGACGGCACGTTCAAGAACGACGACGCCCTCGAAGCGCTGTACAAGGAAAAGGGCTACGACGAGGGCAAGGCGACCATCGCTTACTGCCGCATCGGCGAGCGCTCGAGCCACACCTGGTTCGTTTTGAAGGAACTTCTCGGCAAGTCCGACGTCAAGAACTACGACGGCAGCTGGGTCGAGTACGGCTCCCTCGTGGGAGCACCCATCGAGTTGGAGGTTCACTGA
- a CDS encoding DUF1416 domain-containing protein: MCGAPVQGQTIPAGVDVEKETVITGRVLATDGEPVGGAFVRLLDGTGEFTAEVVASGTGDFRFFAAPGKWTLRALSASGNGDAVITPEGAGVHSANVTVGA, from the coding sequence ATGTGCGGAGCACCCGTTCAAGGCCAAACTATTCCGGCAGGCGTCGATGTCGAGAAGGAGACCGTCATCACCGGTCGTGTTCTTGCCACCGACGGTGAGCCTGTGGGCGGCGCATTCGTGCGTTTGCTCGACGGCACCGGCGAGTTCACAGCAGAGGTAGTGGCGTCGGGAACCGGAGACTTCCGGTTCTTCGCGGCACCCGGCAAGTGGACTTTGCGTGCACTGTCCGCGTCCGGTAACGGTGACGCGGTGATCACCCCGGAGGGTGCAGGCGTGCACTCGGCGAATGTGACCGTCGGAGCCTGA
- a CDS encoding cutinase family protein produces the protein MRRRTRAGSILTKSATLGVALLLAVPAAAAASPESGSSTTGSAGAPSSEEDGPNIDPNNFAQDCPDVLMLAVSGATDSDADRDPLNEEPRSPMANWVGNVTLPAGQVGASNPGSVGWLYVPYPSTYGVGFLSDVPTYQESVAAGVASTNSLLDEYKNKCGENTKFVLLGYSVGGEVVERVAMELGHRAPDALVTGEDIAGVALLGDPYRPAGVPNIDEPGPTRGGFQSPEAKDYGTLNDKMTWACRPYDLACDAPENILALQLALGVLGQMRLTVFDPVQTVADFARTVTSIATRAIVDIVTQKDWVGSEETLLEVLLKVSDRTYQVDEGKALAELTPERLREDLDWAMGPGAETVRAKVRAEGEGLVENNKGIVDVLVEPYIFLGFLQHLLYWNNNPNDGRVWESEKIVAWVTDLAETERERKGVDDAPPAPSEVEPGPAPQTLPTPGTLTRDTDLGALLDSFGVALPPGVFPPRYSTVPEPTTAQPTEIVPQN, from the coding sequence ATGCGTCGCCGAACACGTGCGGGCTCGATTTTGACGAAGTCCGCGACGCTGGGGGTGGCGTTGCTCCTTGCTGTTCCCGCGGCCGCAGCCGCATCCCCGGAATCGGGCTCGTCGACGACTGGGTCTGCAGGCGCACCCTCTTCCGAAGAAGACGGCCCGAACATCGATCCGAACAACTTTGCCCAAGACTGCCCGGACGTTCTGATGCTCGCAGTGTCCGGTGCAACCGACTCGGACGCCGATCGTGATCCGCTGAACGAAGAACCCCGCTCGCCGATGGCCAATTGGGTGGGCAACGTGACGCTCCCTGCCGGCCAGGTCGGAGCGAGCAACCCGGGATCGGTCGGCTGGCTCTACGTCCCGTATCCATCGACGTACGGAGTGGGATTCCTCTCCGACGTGCCCACGTATCAAGAATCGGTTGCCGCAGGCGTCGCCTCGACCAACAGTCTGCTCGACGAGTACAAGAACAAGTGCGGCGAGAACACCAAGTTCGTGCTCCTCGGCTACAGCGTCGGCGGCGAGGTGGTCGAGCGTGTCGCGATGGAACTCGGACACCGTGCACCCGATGCGCTCGTCACGGGCGAAGACATCGCCGGTGTTGCACTCTTGGGGGATCCGTACCGACCTGCAGGTGTACCCAACATCGACGAGCCCGGCCCGACGCGCGGTGGGTTCCAGTCGCCGGAGGCCAAGGATTACGGCACGCTGAACGACAAGATGACATGGGCTTGTCGACCCTACGATCTCGCATGTGACGCTCCCGAGAACATTCTGGCGCTGCAACTGGCACTCGGAGTGCTCGGACAGATGCGGCTGACGGTGTTCGACCCCGTCCAGACCGTCGCCGACTTCGCCCGCACCGTGACCTCCATAGCCACCCGCGCGATCGTCGACATCGTCACCCAGAAGGACTGGGTAGGGTCCGAGGAGACGCTGCTCGAAGTGCTTCTCAAGGTTTCCGATCGGACCTACCAGGTCGACGAGGGGAAAGCCCTGGCAGAGCTGACCCCCGAGCGTCTACGCGAAGACCTCGACTGGGCGATGGGGCCAGGAGCGGAGACGGTGCGTGCCAAAGTGCGTGCTGAAGGCGAAGGTCTGGTGGAGAACAACAAGGGGATAGTCGACGTCCTCGTCGAGCCGTACATCTTTCTCGGATTCCTCCAGCACCTGTTGTACTGGAACAACAATCCGAATGACGGCCGTGTGTGGGAGAGCGAAAAAATTGTCGCCTGGGTGACGGATCTGGCCGAAACCGAACGCGAGAGAAAGGGCGTCGACGACGCACCTCCGGCACCCTCCGAGGTCGAGCCCGGCCCGGCTCCGCAGACACTCCCGACGCCCGGAACCCTCACTCGCGACACCGATCTGGGAGCACTGCTCGATTCCTTCGGAGTAGCGCTACCGCCGGGGGTCTTCCCGCCCCGGTACTCGACGGTTCCCGAGCCGACCACTGCGCAGCCGACCGAGATAGTGCCGCAGAACTAG
- a CDS encoding FABP family protein, translating into MTERAADESGETTRSANDAIAEAAEKFAAASTRNIPTLPDLPHPEDTANLRLGPELNPAMLALLPLVGVWRGEGEGRDPESGQEYPFGQQIVVSHDGGAYLSWESRSWRLDSDGNYAHPDLRETGFWRITGDDVKGSETPEVIEFLLTHSTGVVELYYGHALNQTSWELATDVVIRSTSGALVGGAKRLYGIVDGADLAYVEERVDADGELAPRLSARLVRYIG; encoded by the coding sequence GTGACCGAGCGCGCAGCCGACGAGTCGGGCGAGACCACACGGTCCGCCAATGATGCGATCGCCGAAGCTGCCGAGAAGTTTGCAGCGGCGTCGACACGCAACATTCCGACGTTGCCGGATCTTCCGCACCCTGAAGATACCGCCAACCTTCGCCTCGGACCCGAACTGAATCCAGCGATGCTTGCGCTGCTTCCGTTGGTCGGCGTCTGGCGCGGCGAAGGCGAGGGTCGCGATCCCGAGTCGGGACAGGAGTACCCGTTCGGGCAGCAAATTGTCGTCTCACACGACGGCGGTGCCTACCTCAGCTGGGAATCTCGCTCGTGGCGCCTCGACTCCGACGGAAACTATGCGCATCCCGACCTTCGCGAAACCGGCTTCTGGCGAATTACCGGCGATGACGTCAAGGGCAGCGAGACGCCTGAGGTCATCGAGTTTCTGCTGACGCACAGCACCGGCGTCGTCGAACTCTATTACGGGCACGCGCTCAATCAGACTTCGTGGGAACTCGCGACCGATGTCGTGATCCGGTCCACTTCGGGCGCCCTCGTCGGTGGCGCCAAGCGGCTCTACGGCATCGTCGATGGTGCCGACCTCGCATACGTCGAGGAACGTGTAGACGCCGACGGCGAACTGGCACCACGGCTGTCTGCGCGCCTCGTCCGCTATATCGGCTGA
- the cydC gene encoding thiol reductant ABC exporter subunit CydC — translation MLVDLRRALELLELRPSRVAMSVAAGVATLGSALTLAAVSAWLITRAWQMPPVLDLTVAVVAVRALGISRGAFRYLERLATHDTALRGTTSARTRLYERLAAGNPAAAAGLRRGDLMSRTGNDVDVLGDVVVRAIVPICVSIVLAIAAVVVLAFVSPAAALILLLALAVAGVLAPYWAARAAVIAESEGISARAEFSETAVRALDHAGELRVAGRLHETLRDAAEANRASVKARDRAALPAAFADAALPLSIGAAVLGSLLVGISLYGSTGGTAGGMTPMALAIIVLVPLSAFEATSALPGAAIALTRARISASRIVELLDAADEAAPQTVNDLDSLTDRVSARNLRCGWPGSSSTTVPVDLEVGPGARVAIVGPSGIGKSTLLMTLAGLLPPISGTVEGSGARFFAEDAHLFDTSILENLRVARGDVQPDEAVEALDRVGLGAWISSLPDGIDTTLVGGAQAVSGGQRRRILLARALLSDAPILLLDEPTEHLDDDGGAQLLRRLLDRSDGIVDGNRAVVVVTHQLPADNHADLVLDLGMSGGNIPLPTSESRRTLSSTRERRWSDVEEL, via the coding sequence ATGCTCGTTGACCTTCGGCGCGCTCTCGAACTTCTCGAACTTCGGCCGTCCCGAGTCGCCATGTCCGTGGCGGCAGGGGTCGCGACCTTGGGTAGCGCACTGACCCTTGCGGCAGTATCCGCCTGGCTCATCACCCGCGCCTGGCAGATGCCACCGGTGTTGGATCTGACGGTCGCCGTCGTAGCGGTTAGGGCACTGGGCATTTCGCGCGGGGCGTTCCGATACCTGGAACGCCTGGCAACCCACGACACCGCCCTGCGCGGCACGACGTCGGCGAGAACTCGTCTCTACGAACGACTCGCCGCAGGCAACCCGGCTGCAGCAGCGGGATTGCGTCGCGGCGATCTGATGTCGCGCACCGGCAACGACGTCGACGTGCTCGGTGACGTCGTGGTACGTGCGATCGTGCCGATCTGCGTATCGATAGTTCTGGCGATTGCAGCTGTCGTCGTGTTGGCGTTCGTCTCGCCGGCTGCGGCACTGATTTTGTTGCTGGCTCTCGCGGTCGCCGGGGTACTCGCGCCCTACTGGGCGGCGAGAGCTGCCGTCATCGCCGAGTCCGAGGGCATTTCGGCCCGTGCGGAGTTCAGCGAAACCGCCGTCCGCGCCCTCGATCACGCCGGGGAATTGCGGGTCGCCGGACGATTGCACGAGACCCTTCGGGATGCTGCCGAAGCCAACCGCGCATCGGTGAAGGCCCGCGACCGAGCGGCACTGCCTGCAGCCTTCGCCGACGCGGCATTACCTCTCTCTATCGGTGCGGCGGTGCTGGGCTCCTTGCTGGTCGGTATCTCGTTGTACGGCAGCACGGGCGGAACAGCTGGTGGTATGACGCCGATGGCGTTGGCGATCATCGTGCTGGTGCCCCTTTCCGCCTTCGAGGCGACCTCTGCTCTGCCTGGTGCTGCCATTGCACTGACGAGGGCCCGCATTTCGGCGTCACGCATCGTGGAGCTGCTGGACGCTGCGGATGAGGCCGCTCCGCAGACGGTGAATGATCTGGACTCGCTCACCGACCGTGTCAGTGCGAGAAACTTGCGGTGTGGCTGGCCGGGGTCTTCCTCGACTACGGTGCCGGTCGATCTCGAGGTAGGTCCCGGAGCGAGGGTAGCGATCGTCGGCCCCAGCGGCATCGGCAAAAGCACCCTCTTGATGACGCTCGCGGGACTGCTGCCGCCGATCAGCGGAACCGTCGAGGGCTCCGGTGCCCGTTTCTTCGCCGAGGATGCGCACCTGTTCGACACCTCGATTCTCGAAAACCTGAGGGTGGCACGCGGCGACGTCCAGCCGGACGAGGCGGTCGAGGCGCTCGACCGAGTCGGCCTCGGCGCTTGGATCTCTTCCCTCCCTGACGGCATCGACACGACCCTCGTCGGCGGTGCGCAGGCGGTGTCCGGAGGTCAGCGTCGACGCATTCTGCTGGCTCGTGCGCTGTTGTCCGACGCGCCGATTCTGCTGCTGGACGAGCCGACCGAACACCTCGACGACGACGGGGGAGCGCAGCTGTTGCGACGGCTCCTCGACCGCTCCGACGGTATCGTCGACGGTAATCGTGCGGTCGTGGTGGTGACGCATCAGCTTCCGGCGGACAACCATGCGGACCTGGTCTTGGACCTCGGCATGTCCGGCGGAAATATTCCTTTGCCGACTTCGGAATCGCGGCGTACGTTGTCGAGTACACGGGAGAGGAGGTGGTCTGACGTTGAAGAACTCTAG